Proteins encoded by one window of Synechococcus sp. MVIR-18-1:
- the rpsT gene encoding 30S ribosomal protein S20 has translation MANNKSSKKRVEIGERNRLQNKAYKSALRTLMKRCFTACSAYSEAPGEEAKTTLTASLNAAFSKIDKAVKRGVMHRNTGAHQKSRLSTAVKSAIEPSVS, from the coding sequence GTGGCCAATAACAAGTCATCGAAGAAGCGCGTCGAGATCGGCGAGCGCAATCGCTTACAGAACAAAGCGTATAAATCAGCGCTGCGTACCCTCATGAAGCGCTGTTTCACCGCATGCAGTGCCTACAGCGAGGCCCCAGGTGAAGAGGCTAAAACCACGCTGACAGCCAGCCTGAACGCTGCTTTTAGTAAAATCGATAAAGCGGTTAAGCGCGGAGTGATGCACCGCAACACCGGAGCGCATCAAAAGTCTCGTTTGAGTACTGCTGTGAAGAGCGCTATCGAGCCCAGCGTTAGCTGA
- the hisD gene encoding histidinol dehydrogenase, protein MRCISTAKQAEQELDRIATRTTGATQREAEQRVQEILEQVRRDGDQALIFLTEQFDGFRPEPLRIDPGLLEQAWIDTPANLRDALDLAHRRIQDFHQRQRPSDLSVSGIHGEQLGRRWRPVEAAGLYIPGGRAAYPSTVLMNAVPAKAAGVKRIAMVTPAGANGLINTTVLAAAHIAGIREVYRVGGAQAIAALAYGTETIQKVDVISGPGNLFVTLAKKSVYGQVGIDSLAGPSEVLVIADQTAKPEQVAADLLAQAEHDPLAAAILLTTEEELSRSVPVEIERQLASHPRENICRQSLNQWGLIVTCNSLEQCASLSDRFAPEHLELLVERPRMMADRINHAGAIFIGPWSPEAVGDYLAGPNHTLPTCGAARFSGALSVETFMSHTSLIEFNKEALDATGVAVETLAMSEGLHSHANSVRVRLQ, encoded by the coding sequence ATGCGCTGCATCAGCACCGCTAAGCAAGCCGAACAAGAACTTGATCGGATTGCAACCAGAACCACCGGAGCAACCCAGCGAGAAGCGGAGCAACGGGTTCAAGAGATTTTGGAGCAGGTCAGGAGGGATGGGGATCAAGCGCTCATCTTCCTCACAGAGCAATTTGACGGCTTCCGTCCAGAACCTCTGCGCATCGATCCAGGCCTGCTGGAACAAGCCTGGATCGACACGCCTGCCAACCTTCGCGACGCCTTGGATCTCGCGCACCGACGAATCCAAGATTTTCATCAGCGACAACGTCCCTCTGACCTCAGTGTCTCCGGGATTCACGGGGAACAGCTCGGGCGGCGATGGCGCCCGGTTGAGGCAGCCGGTCTCTACATCCCCGGGGGCAGAGCTGCATACCCCAGCACAGTTTTGATGAATGCTGTGCCTGCAAAAGCTGCGGGCGTGAAGCGAATTGCGATGGTCACCCCTGCTGGGGCGAACGGATTGATTAACACCACTGTTCTTGCAGCAGCTCACATTGCTGGGATCCGCGAGGTGTATCGAGTGGGCGGTGCACAAGCAATCGCAGCGCTTGCTTATGGAACAGAAACCATCCAAAAGGTTGATGTCATCAGTGGTCCAGGAAATCTTTTTGTGACCTTGGCCAAAAAATCGGTCTATGGGCAGGTGGGAATTGATTCTCTGGCAGGCCCAAGTGAAGTCCTGGTGATCGCCGACCAAACAGCCAAGCCAGAGCAGGTGGCGGCTGACCTCCTAGCTCAGGCAGAACATGACCCACTTGCTGCAGCCATCTTGCTCACCACGGAAGAGGAGCTCTCTCGATCTGTTCCCGTAGAGATTGAACGTCAACTTGCGTCCCATCCACGCGAAAACATTTGCAGGCAATCTTTAAATCAATGGGGGCTGATTGTGACTTGCAACAGCCTTGAGCAGTGCGCAAGCCTCAGCGATCGCTTCGCTCCTGAGCATTTAGAACTCCTTGTGGAGCGACCAAGAATGATGGCTGACCGCATTAACCACGCAGGTGCCATTTTTATTGGCCCATGGAGCCCGGAAGCAGTCGGAGATTATTTAGCCGGTCCCAATCACACACTTCCCACCTGTGGCGCTGCTCGATTTAGTGGTGCGCTCAGTGTTGAGACGTTCATGAGTCATACCTCGCTCATCGAGTTCAACAAGGAAGCCCTTGATGCAACCGGCGTGGCTGTGGAGACCTTGGCGATGAGCGAAGGTCTCCACAGCCACGCCAATTCGGTAAGGGTCCGTCTTCAGTGA
- the rpiA gene encoding ribose-5-phosphate isomerase RpiA translates to MSDLQTQMKEAVAEAAVAQIRDGMVVGLGSGSTAALMIQGLGARLAAGQLHDIVGVTTSFQGEVLAAELGIPLRALNAIDRIDLAIDGADEVDPSFQLIKGGGACHVQEKLVADRAERFIVVVDSTKLVQRLNLDFLLPVEVLPGAWVQVQSRLKSMGGVAELRMATRKAGPVVTDQGNLVLDVRFEAGISDPIALERDINNLPGVLENGLFVNLADEVLVGEINDGVAGVRSLERVG, encoded by the coding sequence ATGTCGGATCTCCAAACTCAAATGAAGGAAGCCGTCGCGGAGGCGGCTGTTGCCCAGATTCGTGACGGCATGGTCGTTGGCCTTGGCTCGGGGTCCACTGCAGCTTTGATGATTCAAGGCCTCGGGGCACGACTGGCAGCAGGTCAGCTTCACGACATTGTCGGGGTGACCACCTCGTTTCAAGGAGAAGTTCTTGCCGCTGAGTTGGGGATTCCCTTGCGTGCTTTGAACGCCATTGATCGCATCGATTTGGCGATCGACGGTGCTGATGAAGTGGATCCTTCCTTTCAGTTAATTAAAGGTGGTGGTGCCTGCCATGTGCAAGAAAAGCTTGTTGCTGACCGAGCAGAACGCTTCATCGTTGTGGTTGATTCGACAAAGCTTGTTCAGCGTCTAAACCTCGACTTTTTATTACCGGTTGAAGTGCTTCCTGGCGCATGGGTGCAAGTTCAATCCCGTTTGAAATCAATGGGAGGAGTTGCAGAACTCCGCATGGCAACCCGTAAAGCAGGGCCTGTGGTGACCGACCAGGGCAATCTTGTTCTGGATGTGCGATTTGAGGCTGGAATCTCTGATCCGATTGCCCTTGAGCGTGACATCAACAATCTTCCAGGTGTTTTGGAGAACGGCCTCTTCGTCAACCTTGCTGACGAAGTTCTCGTTGGTGAAATCAACGATGGTGTTGCTGGAGTGCGCAGCTTGGAACGTGTGGGATAA